The segment AATACAACAAATGAATACAATACATATGAATCTGCTTAAACAAATAATTATGTGAACGGTTGAAACAATGATGCCTGATCTCCCATAATTTGCTTTAttgatattttaatattaacttAAACAAAATACTAAAGATTAAATAAAGGGTCACTCTGCAGATACTTAACACTTGGCCTGTGACATTGAAAACAAGCACCAGCTTCACGTATTTCTTGCTATTAGGTTCTGTTCTCATGTAACTTCacaaacacttttcaactgtgCAGCAATTCCGATGTTGATTAATTTTCTCATAACTcagcagaaaaaagaacaacatcTAAAACGAAAGAAAACTAGCTAACATTTTGGCTCAAGGGCTATTCTTTTACTATGCTGCAGAATTTTGTCACACGTTTTTCTACCATAAAGGGACCCTGGACTTTGCAAACACTTCCTTGCTGTACATTTGTTGCTACTTACATTACCTACTATTGattaaagttaaaaagaaataacaaactgtttttcagtctgtcaGCATACTGCAAATAATAAATGCCATTTGTTTtgataaaaatcttttattcttaactctggaggaaaaaatctACCTTTAATAAAAAGTACAATCAGGGagtttaaagaacatttttgccTATAGGGTAGAAGTGCTTGAAAACTAACAAGAATTTCTGTAATCTAATGGTGATTCGGTAGCTTATTGGAAAGGAGTTTGATAGGGTCAGTCTTTTTGCTGTTCTCTATCATCCAATGCAATTAAGAATAATCAGCAAATTGAATAAATACAAGGTACTGCTATAAGAACTGTTTCACGTTTGAGATGTGTTAGCAGGTGAGACAAAAGATATTTGTGCTGCTATTACCTCAGATGTTATtcataaaaaaatctttcatgtTGTGAATTTGGTCTATTTTATAGCCAAcatattttagtatttttaattatatgtcACAGCTTCATCCTGTCTGAAAGAAACTGTCTTAAAACAGAGCCCTGAGGGTATGACCAGTTAAGCACTTACTGTGGTATTAGTACATTTTAATAAGTTGCAATGCCATGAATGTAACTGTTGAGCAGTGCTTGTAGAGCATCTAAACCTCCTTATTCCCACTCTGCCTGCCTTGTGTGTAACTGGAGGTGGgcaagaagctggaaaaatCACAGCTAACCAAAAAtgaccaaagggatattctGTACCATATGAGGTCAGGCTTAGCAATAAAAGCtttgggaaaggaggaagaaggggggGATGCTAGTGATTATGGTCTGCTTCCCAAGTAGATATTAAATATGCTGAGGCCCTACTTTCAATGTGCCTGCTGGTAGGAAGCAGTGAATGAATGCCTTattctgctctgcttgcaggcACAGCTTTCCTTCACTCGTTAAAATGACTTAATTTCaacaaacaagttttttttcaattttgctCCTCTAATTCTTTGCCCCATCCCACTGCAAGGGGAACAAAGAAATCACTGAGTGGGTGCTTAGCTGCTGGCCAGGTTCAACCAGCCTGGTTGTTTATGATGTTGTTTATAGATACAAATACAAatcaaaatacattattaatgaTTACCCAACATATATATCTACTTTTAGGATCTCTTCTGCTTTAGTTAACCcattcagaaatacagtattgGGAAAGCAGACTTTTGCATCCTGTAAAGGAGAAACTCTATGACATAGACAAGCAGATCAAATATAGTCCAAGAAAAATGCTTGAGAGAAATAATTCAATGAATTGCTTTATATAAAGTAACTTTCCCTCCTGAGATGAgcatttcccttctttctaaTAGTTACTTACAAACTGAAATTtctgcacacaaacacacgCTACTGCTGTGCTGTTATAAATATTAGGTCTTATCCTTTAAACCCTGTTCTTCTGAATGAGAGATATAAGACAACATCTTTCGattactttttctcctttcagatcCCGCTCTCTATGACAGCTGTTGGATTGCCTTCACTCGTCAAATACCAGAAAAGGACAGGAGAATCTGGTGGCTTATTTTTACTTCATGTCTTCCTGGAATGACATACTGATTATAGAAAAGTCATCTTAACTCCACTCCCTGATAAACGACTACAAAGATGCAGAGCCAGGTCTTTCACACCTTGATCTTCCGTCAAGCTTACCACCTTCTTTTACAAGTTCTAAAGCAATGGTTAATTAGTTGTGGGTATGGAACAAGCTTTTAACCAATtagctaaataaaaataaagtctgCATACAGATATGCATGGatagaccaaaaaaaaaaataaattattttctagtaGAGATGGCTCTCAAGACGTAAAGAAAAAGACATGTATAGGTGATGTGTGATAATATGAAAGGCTGCAAGACAGTTGCTtaagaaacaagaacaacaaaggAATAAACTACTGCAGGCATCACCAGAGCTGGAATGACATTGTACTGTGTACTATGTTTCCATGGCAACTAGCCataggaaaatgaatgtttcatattcactgtgctctgcagtatATGTCTGTAAATCAAACTTGCATAAAAGAGCATAAGATTTCCTCCATGGGGTTGCTCTGAAAAccaggttatttttttcattattagatAATtacatgaatgaaaaacaagacaattaggtcatttttttttttttaatggaaagtaCCAATACATATAAGAGTACTAGTATACCTCTAGCGTGTCATTCTATCAATCTAAGAATACAGCAGTGTAAAACACTGTTCACGAatgccttcatttcttccttaagATCCAATCTATGTTTGCTAGCTCTAAAAACTGAATGAGACTTTTCTGTCCATTTTTGAGCTTTAGgacatttttcatcatttagaGACTCACTCACATTCACAAGCGATTGGTTTTCAGCTCATTCCTGTTACCGTTTCCATTATCATAGTCAGGAATTACCATGCAAACATGTATTTTCTCTAAACAGATGATCCACctaagacaaatattttcttctcagttgcAATTAATAATGCTGTATAATTCTAATTCATATTGAcattacttaaatattttttctagaaTTTGAGTCTTGTATTAAAAGACAACATGTTCACGTTCAGCCAGTAATTTATCATAAATTATTACTTCAAAGGATGTGTCACATTTCATATCAACACTGCTAAATGCACAACAACAGCGTTAttataaagaaattcttttctctgttaAGCCTCAAAAAGAGCTCCAATATGAAAGAACATATCATCACACATCACCACATCATTTACCTTAGCAGGTATTTCTGCAGCTCAACAAAGAACGTTGAGTTTTCATGGTACAATGGCACTTTAATGAAGTGAATACTGGGCACATGAGGATTAAGTCTAACAGAAATGCAGTATTAGCTCAAAACTGAGAAACATTACATTACTGTTAATTTTAGATTGATGCAAGATTACAATCAGTTAATAAAATCAAGATAAACTGAAAATTCACCCACATTTTGTGAAACTTCAGAAACGATTGCAGTATATTAATGAAATTTGTAAGAAAACTGTCAGGAGAAATAATGCCcacattaaatattattttatcagtaagagatgaaaatatatttagcCCTATTCccatttcaattaaaaagaaaaaagcaacaccaaCAACCAAGGCCAGTTACTATTCTTAGAAATACCACTGAGTGGAATTACCTTTtgtattttccataaaataGAGCACCTGTCATCCCAACCTGAAACTCGATTACCAAGTTATATTAATTCACtacattttttaacattatacagtgttaaaataaagcagaggcACTAACTGTATGTTTCATAGCCCAGCAATCCAGTAAATACAGCACAGTAACAGGTCACAAACTCATGTAGTGAGTTCACACAGCCTGAAGACTGACTTCTGACACTGTCTGAGTTTGCCTGACCTGCTTGAAGCTTTTTACTCGCTTTAACTCTAGCATCAGTTCTTTTAAGGGTCAGGATAGTATACGTAATTTGTTCTTCTCATGTTTACACAGCACAAACATAAACTCTTGTTACTTCAGACTATTTAAAActatgtaaaattaaatatttataagctTACAATAATGATGTAGAGAAATACCAGCCTGGTTTCACAGCAGAGACCTTCCAACATAAGACACATTACTCAGAGCAGAAGAGCACAGCATAGAATGTTAAGATACAGGGCACAGGCTATAACACTGGAGGACCATGACTATAAACAACTCACCAAGAGTCAGTTAGAGAAATGTAGACACAGGACTGTACAAATCCGGCACTACAGAtgataaagaaagcaaagaacaagtATCTAAAACATAATATGTGCCACATATAATAAATCTGAATACAACATGGGTCTGCAGACCAATGAAGAAAGGGGAAATGCATAAAGTATGTCAGCAGATGTATAAAAATGACCATAACTGGATGAGAAGAGTGAGAGAAAAGAACTCATCTGCATGAATTTTAAACTCTTCCTAGTGAAGAAGACAGGACAATGGCAATTCACTCAACCCTGTCCACCTGGAACCTGTGACATCAGGACTGAAAAGGGTAGTGAAAGACTTGGAATAACACCAGAAAGGAGTAAACATTATGAAGTGCATGTGATGTATTTAGCTTTATTACTGAAACTTCTCTGTAATACAgtattctgtattatttttatgtaatttttagATTTATGTTAgtaatttttgtttgattggACTGCTAAGATTTCAGTTTATTAACAATAACATTTGGCTTTGTGTATCTGGCATCTCTCCTTTTAGCCATAACAAGATTTCAAATTAACAGCTAAACAGGTAAGACAggaaaattattattctttagGTCTTTattatgttatttaaataaGTTTTAAGTCTGTTTTAGTATTCATAAAACATATGAATGATAAatacaagcatttcattttcaagccTTACATTCATTAAAATCAGTATAAGATGTATGGATTCCTCATCATGAGCATTTTGGATATGTATTAATCAAATCTACTTGACCTGAACAAATTCAGTGGGGTTCTTCTTCTTTAATACCAACCTGTTACTGATGTTCTCCCCTTCCTGAGTCCTGCATAGCTAAAATactcctgctttcatttttatgacaAAGTATGTGTTGAGAATCATACCCTAGGAGAAATTAATTCCCTGCTCTGTATGGTATGGGGAGAAGTACTACACGTCTTTCACCTCTTTCTCATATCCTTTAAACCCTTGTGACATCAGCCACAGACTTAGTTTACACTCagaagtttcatttcatttaaaatataggaaaataaTACATGGAATCTTCCATCATTAGCTGACATGGCTTGTAGATGGCATGTCAATTAAAGTtttataaacaaacagaaaaaaaaattccttcaaGAATTTCATAAAGTTCTGAAATGTaactatgaaatattttctcaatcTTCCTCCTTACTGGTTCGCATCACAGAGTGTTCACAGTATACAAACTACATTCATTTCAGATAAAATTAAACAGGAAGTTGAGTTCCCATTGGGCTCCAAAAGCATAACAACAATTGAACTTCCCTATATTTAATAAACTGATTGTGATTAGAAATTTTAAATTGGGAAATTCCGTTCACAGAAAGAAGGACCACAGATTTTCAGAGCTGTATTACAATATGAAGCTATGTCTGAACTTATTTGACAATTCTTcacatagaaaaataatgaaaagaatatattgaACACAAAGTATTAACAAGAACTATATTTGATTTTCTAATAGAAAGAGCCTTAATATTCAAGAAAAAGTTTTTAATCACTTCACGGAAATATTAGTTATTAGGGCCTTCATAAAAGTTCTTAAAGTAAGACACTAAAAGGCACTCCAGCTACTCAATGCCTGTTCATTTCTCTGCAATGTACCAAAAAGCAATTGCAGAAACatttggttttaaagaaaatatacatcATACCTTAGAGATGATTTCCACCTAATCTGTTGCATGCTTTATGAAGTTCAGGCTTGAACTGTCTACAACCTCATTCCTCATTATATGATGCAATATGACTATGTTGTTATTCATGAGTAACATTAAGATACTTGTTTACATGTGTTCtaccaaacaaaataattcattcaGCCCTCACAAAGTGAccatttaatgtttttttcaaaCAGAGTTTGAGTAACAATTTACTTtctatatttaataatattattgtattatatgtaattatatgtattatattttatgtattatttatactATATTTGTGTTGTTCTCATATTATTTACATGCaaactgtttgtatttttagtaTTAGTTATTACACATTGACGCAATAATATGCTGAAGATTGTATCCTCAATTGTACAGTAGAATGCAATATCACTTCAATTAACCGAAATATATACGAAGGAAAGACTGCTATTTGGATCGAATTAGGATTTCTCTACTAGTCTTACCTGAAGGCTTCAATTATGACTCTTTCAGATAATTTTGGAAGAACAGAATTGAAGGTTTTCTTAAAGTCTTCAAAAGTCAAGAATCCTCTGTCTTTTAAATCACAATtagacaagagaaaaagaagacagaaatatataaaacttCATCATACAATTATGTTTGTATACAGTTAATCAATTCACAGTTCTGAAATGATTATatactaaattatttttattgcaaaatattttagaatggCTACGTTATATGGAATGAGCATATATTTATCTCTATCCAATGGTTCCTTTGCACCACTGTGGCCTCCATTCAAAAGTACTGTCTATAACATCCACAACTCTCTCAttaaatttttttcattttaaaagtagacATTTTGAGTTAAAAATTTCAGATTTGTGAGattttgaaaatgtatattCTAAAGCACGTGAAATTGCATTCCACATCTATCACTGTCATTTACATCTTTGCCACTATAAGCATTATGTATCAGAAAAACTTTCttccataaaaaaaaactttaataCTGTTGAAGATCCTGAAACACATCAGTGTGATATCAATTGATCAGTCAGTTAGGTTCCAGATTCagctagaaaataaaacatttcaaaccAGGCTGTCACAGATGGCGTGCAGCAAATAGCAAGACAAACAAAAGCTCAGTGCTTGAAACAGTTAAGTCCTTTGAAATAACTCACTAAAAATAACACTTCAAAAGCTACTTTTAGTTCAGAGCAAAAAGCTGCAGTGGATGCTTATCTGATCATCCCAACATCTGATCTACcatatgtttcattttcactgatttCAAGGGCCAAAGTCCTATCTCAGGTCAGGAGGAAATCAGAAAAGATAAGTCTCAATGTCTGTTTAAAGAGAGACACTTGATGAACTTTTCCAGCTTAGTGATGGGAGACACTCCTTGTTTTATAGCAggaactttttgttttctagcaaGAAAGAATCACTACATCTTCTTCACaaagaatacatgaaaaaatTCACTTTACTTTGGTTTCCATTCCTTCATCTATTAtgagatgtaaaataaataaataaataaataaatggaaatctAGAGCCACCAAAGACAAATCTCTAAAATACATGGCACAAATAAATGAGTGGAAACACATGGCTAGAAGTAATggaaataatcatagaatccttaaagttgggagggacctttaaaggccatctagtccaactctcctgcaatgaacagggacaccacagctacgTCAGGTTACCCAGGGCTTGATCCAGGCTTGCCTTGAAAgtatccagggatggggcacccaaGGCAATGAGAATTAGTAGGTAGGGTGAATAGCATAGAGATTCATCTTGTAGGAGCTCACAGTACAACAGACTATCTAGAGCTACTAAATAGAATGTTGCAGTCTACTGTCTCTGACTTACTTACAGTAATACTATTGCTGTCtttgttactttgttttttacttcatGTGACAGCATTCATGGCATCTCATCTTAatctcttgtttctttcaggTGTTCTGCTTTACCTCATTGTTTAAGAATTACTATTCAAGATACGTAGGAGAAGAAGCTTACCTTGCATGTCAAAAGCTATGAATATTTCTCTTGCTTCATCACCATATAGTTGTGCAGATTTCTTTGCACTCATGAGACTTAAAAACTTTTCAAATGATATACCTAGAAAAATTGGAAGTTCAGATAAATCTCcctgaaaaaaatctgttttactttCCTCCCTCCTTAAAAATTTGTATGATTGTCTAATATTTGTGAATCATTTGAATTATAcgtataaatgaaaaaaaaaataggaaataaagtTCTTCAAAGTTTGCTCATGCAAACATTTCACTATCTTATAcattttctcatgtattttctatacttgaaaataatgcatcagtttctttctatttttccttccaagttATTTGccatctcattttcctttgtgctggAATGAAATGTGGACATTTCTAAGTCAATAGAACTTTCGTGCCAAGGATAAAGATCCATAGATGCTGCATAAACAACGTATCTGGCACCATTCCCAGCAGGGACAGAACTCTGAAATAATCAGATAGAGATTCCTATGAGATTCACAGTAACATTAAGCTTAAATGTGaatctgttatttttccagtgaaCTATATGAAAGCCTTTACCTGTACAATTACCTTtttaatgaatggaaaaaaaagtaataaatgaaGATGCACACCTTATTTGCaagctctttttaaaaatcaaacaaaaacctaaaattaagaaataaaaatgcaccCCCAAAACTTCAGGCCTTCTCATGAAATATGCAAAATTCCTGATAGAAATATTACGGCAGATACAATTTATTTTGGCAGAGAGCACACAACAACTAAAACAGTCTTTATGCTTTATGCTCATTTCTAGCAGTGGaattttctgcaaaatgtgGCAGTATCTGGTAGGAATGTTTCTCATTATCAAATAACGTAACAAAAGCTCTGCACTTCTCCTTCTTTTGATTCATTCACACTCCattctttctgcagtgattCAAAAGCAAAGCTCCTTCAGCTCCACCTGCTGTCTCAATTCAAATCTTACTCCAAGCTTTCAGATTTCTGGTGcttctttcctcatttcttcttgaaaaatCATACATTAAGAACTACTATAATCTCAATTCCCAGAATTACAAAGACGTGTTGATTTCAACTGCTACACTCTTTACATGCACAATTTACTTAATAACAGAGGTTGCCAAAACACACTGAACTTGTCTGCATGAACAGCTTTCCATTCAACTggataaataagaaaatgaaaccataaaaaagcaatataacatttccatctatttatttttctctctttcaggaTATTTCAAAGTAACATGTGAGCCCAGAAAATTACAGTAtacattcttcattttatagAATGACTCCTACAATAGAGTGCCACCTATTCATTGATTGTGAGAGTTGGCAATCTGTGAGCTTCTGAATGGGTTGCAAATGGATCTCAACACACAGAAAGgtcaccttaaaaaaaatacgCCATCAGATATTGAGAGATCCGTGTCTATCGTCATACATTCATTCATTAATTTTCACTCAGGCATTCATACACAGATTTCATCTTACTAGAGAGGGAGGAAGTAAAATCTTTTTAAGGATAGGGCTTAATGAACACAGGCATCATAGTTAGAATAAACAGAGAGCCTTTACATCGCCCTTCAAATGTATTGATACAAGTGGGACTGCATGGCCAATGGAATGGGGGGAACGTAGTGATAAAAACACCCAAAtttttgacagttttatttttcacatgaaTCATCTCTTCCCTACAGTTCACTGCACAGCCCCAAAAGCAGATGTACTGGCACCACTGATAAGGTCGaggacaagagggaaaaaaaacaaccaacaaacaaagcaaGTAGAACAAGGTAAGTGGGTGTTGCtacagacagaaatatttattgaacTGTGAGAAATATTATTTGAACTGTGCTGTAAGACTTGTGTATTTGCCCAAGTGAACAGTGAAACggtatcaaaagaaaaaacattttttaatgaaaatctttctCAGTACTTATCAGCTTGAACACCAACATTTTCTAATTACTTTTCTCTATCACTGATCTGTATAATATTAAGAAATGCTACtctgagaagcaagaaaaagttCAAAAGTGAATTCCAAGCTAAATTTATCATAAAAGCACTAGAAATATTCAAAAACTCAATGAAATCTTATAATCCTCTTTAATAGTTATGGTCGGCTCATTTATCATTAATCTGCATCAAGTTTCTCAAAACTCCTTAGAGACCAagcttctgattttatttatttataagttaATGAATGAGAAAGGAGTGGAGGTCATTGACTGATGGATGTTTGTACATTACCTGAATTTTCTGGTCTCACAGAAGACATTATCGAATCCACCTCCACCTGGAATGGAGAAGATATAACACAGTGGCCAAGTGTTCATGAATGCAACTTCTTCCATCTATGCTACTAGAATACAAGGTTGCACATACTTGCAGCACTGAAACATTTCACACGGGAAGAGATAAGGCACTGGAAGCTTTTACTGCAGTCAAAGTACAGCCTATTCTGGAGAATGGACATGCCAAACATGCTGTGACCAGTTAACCTAAGTCTACATATCCCATTTGGCCTGCAAAGCTTTTTTCAGACTGAGCTGGGCAAATAGATGAAGGGGTTCTTTTTAGAATGCTTTCATAAGATGTGCCAAAGAGCAGCTGGAATTTGTAAGCACCTCTGAGCTCAGACTGCTCTTCCATACTCTGGATGCCAAggtgccctgctgctggcatcttgatcagcagcagatgctgagcCACAGGTGTTCTGATGTGAAGGGACGGAGAGTTAGGTCAGGGAAAAGACTGGATGATTTTTGGCCACTGAACACCTGGGCAAAGTGGAGAATGCATTTGCTTAGACCTAAATGTAACATGTGGTACCAGGAATGAAACTtcagctgagaaaacaaaatgttttcatgacTATTATTCCTGCAGTaccttttcatttgaaaatgtctgAACGTGCAGTTAGCTGAATGAGTGCTGAAATATGACAGTGCTTTAGATCAGCTAAAATGCTTAAGGGGAATACACTTTCATGTATTCTTAGCTACCTGTCTCAGAAGGTTTAACTTCAAGAGTAAAAAGTTCATAATCTCTTTGAAGAAAGGCACAATAACAATGTTTAGATAACAGTTCTATTAAACTACAAGAAAtgatttagaaggaaaaaaaagagaaaaaaaacccaaacaaacaggaTTCAAATTTTTAGGTCCTATTTCCTTCAGTAAAGAGTTCATTGGCGACATCTTGTGGGTAAAGTTAGCATAACTTTTAATTTatagaataaatgaaaacacGACCAAAAATAGGCAGCAACAAATTACCAAAAATGCAATCAACCAACTGATTGCAGTTGATGATGCCAGATAATTGCTGCtcctactgaaataaaaattaggtTAGTATGTTGAGTAGCCGAGTAAAAGGTTTTGCCATA is part of the Coturnix japonica isolate 7356 chromosome 5, Coturnix japonica 2.1, whole genome shotgun sequence genome and harbors:
- the EFCAB11 gene encoding EF-hand calcium-binding domain-containing protein 11 isoform X4; this encodes MVPLSLRPTQRRRCRAAAAVGSLRERCATVFEVCDEGNKGYLDREDFEVAVVMLFGYKLSEVEVDSIMSSVRPENSGISFEKFLSLMSAKKSAQLYGDEAREIFIAFDMQDRGFLTFEDFKKTFNSVLPKLSERVIIEAFSLNIHAPESGK